The Quercus robur chromosome 7, dhQueRobu3.1, whole genome shotgun sequence genome has a segment encoding these proteins:
- the LOC126691301 gene encoding uncharacterized protein LOC126691301, which produces MADVKNEYEDYEVVIFRRTEKEEEEEEEEKQESFESYQYSLQSKRHRNMMESLSFKNLSREEDEDEETNPSPRKSAKTLAPTSPLKNLPSFENMECSPVVVPCFRRIEIIGTKEEPAGIREIHDLWFPASAVDEKDRNRFSGYAQTMIKRYNKVKKTDFEFVRLVKMRWTLGHFYLRFKAKSSGATLKTFEGDVRCNLCLVNEEDGRP; this is translated from the exons ATGGCAGATGTGAAGAATGAGTATGAGGACTATGAGGTAGTAATCTTTAGGCGcactgaaaaagaagaagaagaagaagaagaagaaaaacaagaatcCTTCGAGAGTTACCAATACAGCCTCCAGAGTAAAAGACACAGGAATATGATGGAATCACTTTCTTTCAAAAACCTTTCCAGggaagaagacgaagacgaagaaaCAAACccaagcccaagaaagagtgcCAAGACCCTAGCCCCAACCTCTCCCCTGAAAAACCTCCCATCCTTTGAAAACATGGAATGCTCACCAGTGGTTGTACCCTGTTTTCGTAGAATTGAAATCATAGGTACCAAAGAGGAACCCGCAGGTATCAGAGAGATACATGACTTATGGTTCCCAGCGAGTGCG GTTGATGAGAAAGACCGAAATCGATTTTCTGGCTATGCACAGACGATGATAAAGCGCTACAACAAAGTGAag AAAACAGATTTTGAGTTTGTGAGATTGGTGAAGATGAGGTGGACATTGGGTCATTTTTATCTTCGCTTCAAGGCCAAGTCCAGCGGTGCCACCTTGAAAACCTTTGAAGGAGATGTGCGCTGTAATTTGTGCCtagtaaatgaagaagatgggaGGCCCTAA